In Chryseobacterium oranimense, a single window of DNA contains:
- a CDS encoding polysaccharide biosynthesis/export family protein: MSKDNMEEEVSRAKFQGLHIQEGDVLLILVSALDEIAVKPFNLNTTNKVGSDTNTGINQYVQPSEYLVNEEGYISFPVLGNVYTKGMTQVQLKQELETRLKRYLTDPMVSISLKNFNVSVLGEVKEPGQKVSVSQKINVFQALGLAGDMTDFGDRTNVKLIRTGDDGADQVVNIDLTRSDIVSSPYYYMKQNDILYVQPDKNKQVQANSNPNRALTFQIIGALLTAGTLIIALTRR; this comes from the coding sequence ATGTCGAAGGATAATATGGAGGAGGAAGTGTCCAGGGCAAAGTTTCAGGGTTTACATATTCAGGAGGGAGATGTTCTCCTTATCCTGGTTTCTGCACTTGACGAAATTGCAGTAAAACCCTTCAATCTGAATACGACAAATAAGGTAGGAAGTGATACCAATACGGGAATCAACCAATATGTACAGCCAAGTGAATACCTGGTCAATGAAGAGGGCTACATATCTTTTCCGGTATTGGGGAACGTATATACCAAAGGAATGACGCAGGTACAGCTTAAACAGGAGCTGGAAACCCGCCTCAAAAGATATCTTACAGATCCCATGGTATCCATCAGCCTGAAAAATTTCAACGTAAGTGTTTTGGGTGAAGTGAAAGAACCGGGCCAGAAGGTAAGTGTTTCCCAAAAAATTAATGTTTTCCAGGCGCTTGGCCTTGCAGGGGATATGACGGATTTTGGAGACCGCACAAATGTGAAGCTTATCCGTACAGGCGATGATGGAGCAGATCAGGTAGTAAATATTGATCTTACCAGATCCGACATTGTAAGCTCACCGTACTATTATATGAAGCAAAACGACATATTGTATGTACAGCCGGATAAAAATAAACAGGTGCAGGCGAATTCCAACCCGAACAGGGCACTTACATTCCAGATTATCGGTGCTTTGCTGACGGCAGGTACACTTATTATTGCTTTAACAAGACGATAA
- a CDS encoding LacI family DNA-binding transcriptional regulator, which produces MKRSSIKDIAKLAGVSVATVSYVLNRKEGQRISEETRKKIFEIAETINYTPNKIAKSLKTNKTKLLGLIVADISNDFYSHMARNLEDKALKLGYTLIIGSSDENADKFKKLTELFSQQQVDGMIVAPVAGSEKTLENLVDIKYPVVSIDRYLKGVPIPGITINNQEIAEHTTSLLLKKDFDKMIYIGYQTELPHLLDRQHGFETAVSMSKKTAEIQYLLVGLENIAQEVHLELEKMLGNTPENTALYFSSNKLAVAGLSYLVKNNIKVPEQVSVIAFDETDTYHLFPTEITYIQQPIAEMAEEAIKLLDGQINNFAATGKRITLSAKLISKASLK; this is translated from the coding sequence ATGAAAAGGTCTTCTATAAAAGATATTGCTAAACTGGCAGGAGTTTCCGTAGCCACTGTATCTTATGTTCTTAACAGAAAGGAAGGACAGCGCATCAGCGAAGAGACCCGGAAAAAAATTTTTGAAATTGCTGAAACGATTAACTACACTCCTAATAAAATTGCAAAAAGCCTCAAAACTAACAAAACAAAGCTTCTTGGACTGATCGTTGCAGATATTTCCAATGATTTCTATTCTCATATGGCAAGAAATCTGGAAGATAAAGCTTTAAAACTAGGCTACACTCTAATCATTGGCAGTTCTGATGAGAATGCAGATAAATTCAAAAAACTTACTGAGCTTTTCTCACAGCAACAGGTGGATGGGATGATCGTTGCCCCCGTAGCAGGTTCAGAAAAGACCCTTGAAAACCTCGTAGATATCAAATATCCCGTTGTAAGTATCGACAGATATCTTAAAGGCGTTCCTATCCCTGGTATAACAATAAACAACCAGGAAATAGCAGAGCATACAACCAGTTTGCTTCTTAAAAAAGATTTTGATAAAATGATCTATATAGGCTATCAGACTGAGCTTCCACATCTGCTGGACCGTCAGCATGGCTTTGAAACGGCGGTAAGCATGTCTAAAAAAACAGCTGAAATACAGTATCTGCTGGTAGGATTAGAAAATATTGCACAGGAAGTACATTTAGAACTTGAAAAGATGCTGGGAAATACCCCAGAAAATACAGCACTCTACTTTTCCAGTAATAAACTTGCGGTAGCAGGACTCTCCTATCTCGTCAAAAATAATATAAAAGTTCCGGAACAGGTATCCGTAATAGCATTTGATGAAACTGATACATATCATCTTTTCCCTACGGAAATTACTTATATCCAACAACCTATTGCAGAAATGGCTGAAGAAGCTATCAAACTCCTGGATGGGCAGATCAATAATTTTGCAGCCACTGGGAAAAGGATAACATTATCCGCAAAACTGATTTCTAAAGCCTCTTTAAAATAA
- a CDS encoding polysaccharide biosynthesis protein has translation MVNVFKIKELRYIPRWLVFFIDITIVSFSVLTTYLFLINLHVKINFTEYSNEKIFVVILVNVLFMLLFKTYAGIIRYSTFFDFFRILWSSGSTLLVLLGLSYISHVTLGKPVYLYPALFLFFFISVFLMFFFRMVTKKLFKIFMQAGKGSARLRIAVAGVEDESVSLANAIIHSPGQAYKLAGFFSARPDSKKAMLLGYKVYNRKELLKNDHLANWFDAILIRETMSRPKMEEWITLALDKGLKVLKAPDISKVTEEGLVGSIRPLQIEDLLERRPIKIENEEVKSSHLGKNILITGGAGSIGSEIVRQVAQLGASLIVVVDQAESPLYELKLELLEKFPNQNFKFVLADISNHYRLESLFEQYRFSTVYHAAAYKHVPLIEDNPHEAIFVNIGGTKNLALLSKQYNVDCFVMVSTDKAVNPTNVMGASKRAAELFVQSLQSSPGNMTKFITTRFGNVLGSNGSVIPHFKKQIEKGGPVTITHPDIIRYFMTIPEACELVLQAGTMGKGGEIYVFDMGKPIKILNLAKRMIKLSGYTPDVDIKIEFIGLRPGEKLYEELLTDNSTTMPTHHEKIMISRDPLMEFEDIEILCKQIMRSAIKKDSLQVVKILKVIVPEFISNNSEFEILDKTPEHEVYQ, from the coding sequence ATGGTGAATGTTTTTAAAATCAAAGAATTAAGATATATACCTAGGTGGCTGGTTTTTTTTATTGATATCACAATCGTTTCTTTTTCCGTATTAACTACGTATCTATTCTTAATAAACCTGCATGTAAAAATTAATTTTACAGAATATTCCAATGAGAAAATATTTGTGGTTATTCTTGTGAATGTTCTGTTTATGCTTCTTTTCAAAACATATGCGGGCATTATAAGATATTCTACCTTTTTCGATTTTTTCAGGATTTTGTGGTCTTCAGGCAGTACGCTTCTGGTATTGCTGGGGTTGAGTTATATCTCGCACGTCACTTTAGGAAAGCCAGTGTATCTGTACCCGGCGCTTTTTTTGTTTTTCTTTATTTCCGTCTTTCTGATGTTCTTTTTCAGAATGGTTACCAAGAAGCTTTTTAAAATATTTATGCAGGCTGGTAAGGGCTCGGCCAGATTAAGGATTGCTGTTGCCGGGGTAGAAGATGAGTCTGTATCACTGGCCAATGCTATTATTCATAGTCCGGGACAGGCTTATAAGTTGGCGGGTTTTTTTAGCGCAAGACCTGATTCCAAAAAAGCAATGCTTCTGGGATATAAGGTATATAATAGAAAAGAACTTCTTAAAAATGATCATCTTGCCAACTGGTTTGATGCAATTTTAATCAGGGAAACGATGAGCAGGCCTAAAATGGAAGAATGGATCACTCTTGCGTTAGACAAAGGATTGAAAGTACTGAAAGCGCCTGATATCAGCAAGGTTACTGAAGAAGGTCTTGTAGGGAGTATCCGTCCGCTTCAGATTGAAGATTTGCTGGAGCGAAGACCTATCAAAATAGAAAATGAAGAGGTGAAAAGCTCTCATCTTGGTAAAAATATTCTGATAACAGGGGGAGCAGGGTCTATAGGAAGTGAAATCGTGAGACAGGTTGCTCAGTTGGGTGCGTCGCTTATCGTAGTTGTGGATCAGGCTGAATCTCCTTTATATGAGCTTAAACTAGAACTGCTGGAAAAATTTCCCAATCAAAACTTCAAATTTGTGCTGGCAGATATTTCAAACCATTACAGGCTCGAAAGTTTGTTTGAACAATACCGTTTTTCAACAGTTTACCACGCTGCGGCCTATAAGCATGTTCCTTTAATAGAAGATAATCCTCATGAAGCTATCTTTGTTAATATTGGAGGAACTAAAAATTTAGCTTTACTATCCAAACAATACAACGTCGATTGCTTCGTCATGGTCTCTACAGATAAGGCTGTGAATCCTACCAACGTGATGGGAGCTTCCAAAAGAGCGGCTGAACTTTTTGTGCAGTCTTTACAAAGCTCTCCTGGGAATATGACGAAATTTATCACAACCCGCTTTGGAAATGTTTTGGGGTCCAACGGTTCTGTTATCCCGCATTTCAAAAAGCAAATCGAAAAAGGAGGGCCGGTCACCATTACCCACCCCGATATCATCCGTTATTTTATGACAATTCCCGAAGCCTGCGAGTTGGTGCTTCAGGCCGGGACCATGGGGAAAGGAGGTGAGATCTATGTTTTTGATATGGGAAAACCGATTAAAATTCTGAATCTGGCAAAAAGAATGATAAAGCTATCCGGATATACACCGGATGTTGATATTAAAATAGAGTTTATCGGTTTGAGGCCCGGTGAAAAACTCTATGAGGAGCTTTTAACGGATAATTCCACGACTATGCCTACCCATCATGAAAAAATAATGATCTCAAGGGATCCGTTGATGGAATTTGAAGACATCGAGATTTTATGCAAACAGATTATGCGGTCGGCAATAAAAAAGGACAGTCTGCAGGTCGTTAAAATTTTAAAAGTTATTGTTCCGGAATTTATAAGTAATAATTCGGAATTTGAAATTCTGGATAAAACGCCGGAACATGAAGTCTATCAGTAA
- a CDS encoding nucleotide sugar dehydrogenase, translating into MEKQYKIAVIGLGYVGLPLARLFATQYPVVGFDINQGRIEELNKGVDNTLEVENEILKAVLKEENPFNQPSENGLYCSADIRDIQDANIYIVTVPTPVDKHNRPDLTPLYKSSETVAKVLSKGDIVIYESTVYPGVTEEECIPVLEKVSGLKFNEDFFAGYSPERINPGDKEHTVEKILKVTSGSTPEIGEIVNNLYKSVIIAGTHLAPTIKVAEAAKVIENSQRDINIAFVNELAKIFNILDIDTHAVLEAAGTKWNFLPFKPGLVGGHCIGVDPYYLAQKAQENGYHPEIILAGRRLNDSMGQYVASQLVKTMIKKKITINGARVLNLGITFKENCPDVRNTKAVDVIHGLEDYALHVTTFDPWAKPEEVKHEYGLNVVNEIPEEKFDAIILTVAHKEFMDMDLNHYLKEEGIIYDVKGVLEECDSRL; encoded by the coding sequence GTGGAAAAACAATATAAAATTGCCGTTATCGGTTTAGGATATGTAGGTCTGCCTTTAGCACGATTATTTGCAACCCAGTATCCGGTGGTAGGTTTCGATATCAATCAGGGAAGGATTGAAGAGCTGAATAAAGGGGTAGATAATACTCTGGAAGTGGAAAATGAAATATTAAAAGCTGTATTAAAAGAGGAAAATCCTTTCAATCAGCCTTCTGAAAACGGATTATACTGCTCGGCAGATATTAGGGATATTCAGGATGCAAACATTTACATTGTCACGGTTCCTACTCCGGTTGATAAGCATAACCGCCCTGACCTGACCCCATTATATAAATCTTCGGAAACTGTAGCTAAAGTATTGTCCAAAGGAGATATCGTAATTTATGAATCCACCGTATATCCGGGCGTTACCGAAGAAGAATGTATTCCTGTCCTGGAAAAAGTTTCAGGATTGAAATTCAATGAAGACTTTTTCGCGGGATATTCGCCGGAACGTATCAATCCGGGAGATAAAGAGCACACGGTAGAAAAGATACTGAAGGTTACTTCCGGCTCGACACCGGAAATAGGGGAAATTGTAAATAACCTGTATAAATCTGTGATTATTGCCGGAACCCATTTGGCTCCGACAATTAAGGTTGCAGAGGCTGCTAAAGTTATTGAAAACTCACAGAGAGATATCAATATTGCTTTTGTGAACGAGCTGGCAAAAATTTTCAATATTTTAGATATCGATACCCATGCAGTATTGGAAGCTGCAGGAACGAAATGGAACTTCCTGCCCTTCAAACCGGGACTTGTAGGCGGACATTGCATTGGTGTGGATCCTTATTACCTGGCACAGAAAGCTCAGGAAAACGGATATCACCCGGAAATTATTTTGGCAGGACGTCGTCTTAATGATTCTATGGGGCAGTATGTGGCTTCCCAGCTGGTAAAAACCATGATTAAGAAGAAAATCACGATCAACGGGGCGAGAGTCTTAAATCTAGGAATTACCTTTAAAGAAAACTGTCCTGATGTAAGGAACACCAAGGCGGTAGACGTAATTCACGGGCTTGAGGACTATGCTTTGCACGTTACGACGTTTGATCCATGGGCAAAACCTGAAGAGGTAAAACATGAGTACGGCCTTAATGTCGTTAATGAAATTCCGGAAGAAAAATTCGATGCAATTATCCTTACAGTTGCACACAAAGAATTTATGGATATGGACCTGAATCATTATTTAAAGGAGGAAGGGATCATCTATGATGTAAAGGGAGTTTTGGAAGAATGTGATTCCAGACTGTAA
- a CDS encoding carbohydrate kinase → MITNKLNYVVCFGEVLWDIFPSGSRAGGAPFNVAYNLFKMGIDSKMLSRIGNDELGHRLLNQIKDWGITTDFIQIDAEKPTGTVLADFDEHGEAVYDIVKEVAWDYIESLPEHSILIQNSEAFVFGSLITRSETSQNTLLELLEYSQFRVFDVNFRPPFIDFEFIKKLLHKADLVKMNKAELRTILEYLGEEYIDEDMSIKHLQNYFNLNEIVLTKGSKGARYFVGNTAYNFPAVHIDIADTVGSGDSFLAGFLSKRIQGRSPEEIMKQATSLGAFITSKSGACPDYTYEEFRAFREKNSCKTS, encoded by the coding sequence ATGATAACAAATAAACTTAACTATGTCGTATGCTTCGGAGAGGTACTATGGGATATTTTCCCTTCTGGATCCAGAGCCGGTGGTGCCCCATTTAATGTAGCCTACAATCTTTTCAAAATGGGAATCGATAGCAAAATGCTCAGCAGAATTGGAAACGATGAATTAGGCCATCGTCTTCTTAATCAAATTAAAGATTGGGGAATAACAACAGATTTCATACAAATAGATGCGGAAAAGCCTACAGGTACGGTTCTGGCTGATTTTGATGAGCATGGAGAGGCTGTTTATGATATTGTAAAAGAAGTCGCCTGGGATTATATTGAGTCGTTACCGGAACATAGTATTCTTATTCAGAATTCAGAAGCATTCGTCTTCGGGAGTCTGATCACAAGAAGTGAAACGTCTCAAAATACTCTGCTGGAACTTTTGGAATACTCACAATTCAGGGTTTTTGATGTCAATTTCCGTCCTCCTTTTATCGATTTTGAATTCATTAAAAAATTACTGCACAAAGCTGACCTTGTAAAAATGAATAAGGCAGAACTTAGAACCATTCTTGAATATCTCGGTGAAGAGTATATTGATGAAGATATGAGCATCAAACATCTTCAGAATTATTTTAACCTGAATGAAATTGTTCTGACCAAAGGAAGTAAAGGTGCCAGATACTTTGTGGGGAATACTGCTTATAATTTTCCGGCAGTTCATATTGACATTGCAGATACTGTGGGAAGCGGGGATTCTTTTCTTGCCGGATTCCTGTCTAAAAGAATTCAGGGCAGATCTCCGGAAGAAATCATGAAGCAGGCAACTTCACTAGGAGCATTTATCACTTCAAAGTCAGGAGCATGTCCGGATTATACTTATGAAGAATTCAGGGCATTCAGAGAAAAAAACAGCTGTAAAACCTCTTAA
- a CDS encoding SDR family oxidoreductase: MHKILITGGAGFIGSNLTEYFLNKGHYVVCLDNFATGHRHNIEPFLENPNYKLIEGDIRDLEVCQKAVENVDYVLHQAALGSVPRSIKDPATSNDVNVSGFLNMLIAARDAKVKRFVYAASSSTYGDSASLPKVEDVIGKPLSPYAITKYVNELYADVFGKTYGMECIGLRYFNVFGRRQDPNGAYAAVIPLFVKQLINHESPTINGTGDYSRDFTYIDNVIQMNERAMLTENPEAVNTVYNTAVGDRTTLNSLIGYLKTFLSEFDGKIADVEVIYGPNRVGDIPHSLASVEKAEKLLGYQPTHTIEKGLKEAISWYWENLK, encoded by the coding sequence ATGCATAAAATTTTAATTACAGGCGGAGCGGGCTTTATCGGCTCTAACTTAACGGAGTATTTTTTAAATAAAGGACATTATGTAGTTTGCCTGGACAATTTTGCAACAGGACACCGTCATAATATTGAGCCTTTTCTGGAAAACCCGAACTATAAGCTCATTGAAGGGGATATCCGTGATTTGGAAGTTTGTCAGAAAGCGGTGGAAAATGTAGATTATGTTTTACACCAGGCGGCATTGGGCTCGGTTCCGAGGTCTATTAAAGATCCTGCTACCAGTAATGACGTAAATGTTTCCGGGTTTTTAAATATGCTGATTGCTGCACGTGATGCCAAAGTAAAACGTTTCGTATACGCAGCTTCATCTTCTACCTATGGAGACTCGGCATCATTACCTAAAGTGGAGGATGTAATCGGGAAGCCGTTATCACCCTATGCCATTACTAAATATGTGAATGAGCTGTATGCAGATGTATTCGGGAAAACTTATGGAATGGAATGTATTGGTCTGAGGTATTTCAATGTTTTTGGACGCAGACAGGATCCGAACGGAGCTTATGCTGCTGTGATTCCTTTGTTTGTGAAGCAGCTGATCAACCATGAATCTCCTACAATAAACGGAACAGGAGACTATTCACGTGATTTTACCTACATCGATAATGTGATTCAGATGAATGAACGCGCGATGCTTACAGAAAATCCTGAAGCAGTGAATACAGTTTATAATACAGCCGTAGGCGACCGTACAACGTTGAACAGCCTGATTGGATATCTTAAGACCTTTCTAAGCGAATTCGACGGGAAAATTGCCGATGTAGAGGTTATTTACGGGCCGAACCGTGTGGGAGATATCCCGCATTCCCTGGCTTCAGTGGAAAAAGCAGAGAAATTATTAGGCTATCAGCCCACCCATACCATAGAGAAAGGTTTGAAAGAAGCCATCAGCTGGTATTGGGAAAATTTAAAATAA
- a CDS encoding GumC family protein: MQQTEFQAKEEKLNIRKTISKYLYKWPWFIASILIFLSGAYIYLRYSVPKYQSKTTLKFDKKQNDLSSALADLDNLGIGLGNSDELKSEAAVVNSRPILMQVVKNLNLNVEYYSAGEIKDSQLFSKVPITAKILTYTKEKFVSAAYSITEIKGDQFTLQNDKKKEFTGKFNVPVILDFGTVILERNSPIAAKSEYKIVFWNPIEKVKKLEKTIQVNLPDEKAMLMDISLIGTLPEKSEAILNEVTKQYNLDGQRDKNLQAQNTQEFIDKRLEVITKDLSGVENQKEDFQNRNRIVDLQAQAELALQNTSENTKALLQQQAQLDLLNSLSAEASKGNNQLMPSNLGLNPSLEQTISQYNLLIISRNKTLKQATNENPAVIEMNREIASLKDVIRDNIREQKQTVQTGISQLQNQITTSNNVIEKVPGQSKVYRGIERQQNLKEQLFLFLLQKREENAINLSVDVPKAKIVNPAFTEDAVVSPKKDIIFPGAFFLGILIPFAIFYLLFLLDDKIYSRDDIKEHSRLGVLVDIPSLKDSENHLVQKNDFSELAEAFRVLVSNLKFVLPAKDSAKVIMVTSSVKGEGKTLVSVNLALTIANKNGRALLIGSDIRNPQIQRYDSEPVKRKGLTEFLYDDSVNVEDLVHTSTTNPSCDVIYAGAIPPNPQELLSNGRYQKLIEQMSSRYAYIIIDSAPLMLVSDTLSIADTADATLYVVRSGISKNILIDFANDLVRDSKLSNVSFVINDVSKRAGGYGYNYSYGYGYSQTKDKSSWWKKIFKS, translated from the coding sequence ATGCAGCAGACAGAATTTCAGGCTAAAGAGGAAAAATTGAACATCAGAAAAACCATTTCCAAATACCTCTACAAATGGCCGTGGTTTATTGCCTCTATTTTGATCTTTTTATCAGGTGCTTATATCTATCTGAGGTATAGTGTGCCTAAATACCAATCCAAAACCACCCTCAAATTTGATAAAAAACAGAATGACCTTTCTTCAGCTTTAGCAGATCTTGATAACCTGGGAATAGGCCTGGGAAATTCCGATGAGCTGAAAAGTGAGGCTGCTGTTGTGAATTCGAGACCTATACTTATGCAGGTGGTGAAAAACCTTAATCTCAATGTAGAATACTACAGTGCGGGGGAGATTAAAGATTCACAGCTCTTTTCCAAAGTACCTATTACAGCAAAGATATTAACCTATACCAAAGAAAAGTTTGTATCGGCCGCTTATTCCATTACGGAAATAAAGGGAGACCAGTTTACCCTTCAAAACGATAAAAAAAAGGAGTTCACAGGGAAATTTAATGTCCCTGTAATATTGGACTTCGGAACAGTGATTCTTGAGAGAAACTCTCCAATTGCTGCAAAATCGGAATATAAAATTGTCTTCTGGAATCCTATTGAGAAAGTTAAAAAACTTGAAAAAACAATTCAGGTAAATCTACCGGATGAAAAGGCTATGCTAATGGACATCAGCCTGATAGGAACTCTTCCTGAAAAATCCGAAGCCATTCTTAACGAAGTTACCAAGCAATATAACCTGGACGGGCAGAGAGATAAAAACCTTCAGGCTCAGAATACCCAGGAATTTATCGACAAAAGACTGGAAGTAATCACCAAAGATCTTTCCGGAGTGGAAAACCAAAAAGAAGATTTCCAGAACCGCAACCGTATTGTTGATTTACAAGCTCAGGCAGAACTGGCATTGCAGAATACCAGCGAAAATACCAAAGCACTTCTGCAGCAGCAGGCTCAGCTGGATCTTCTGAATTCACTTTCGGCGGAAGCTTCCAAAGGCAACAACCAGCTTATGCCTTCAAACCTGGGGCTCAATCCTTCGCTGGAACAAACTATTTCTCAGTATAATTTACTTATCATCAGCAGAAACAAAACCCTGAAACAGGCTACGAATGAAAACCCTGCTGTCATAGAAATGAACAGGGAAATTGCTTCTCTAAAAGATGTTATCCGTGACAATATCCGTGAGCAGAAACAAACTGTGCAGACAGGGATCTCCCAACTGCAAAATCAAATCACAACAAGCAATAACGTTATAGAAAAGGTTCCCGGGCAATCTAAAGTATACAGAGGAATCGAACGTCAGCAGAATCTTAAAGAGCAGCTCTTCTTATTCCTTCTTCAGAAAAGAGAGGAAAATGCAATTAATTTGTCTGTAGATGTCCCGAAAGCGAAAATTGTTAACCCGGCATTTACTGAAGATGCAGTAGTGTCTCCTAAAAAAGATATTATTTTTCCCGGTGCCTTTTTCCTGGGAATTTTAATTCCTTTTGCCATTTTCTATCTGTTGTTCCTTTTGGATGATAAAATCTACAGCAGAGACGATATTAAAGAACATTCCCGATTGGGCGTATTGGTGGATATCCCGTCACTTAAAGACAGTGAAAACCACCTGGTGCAGAAAAACGACTTTTCAGAACTGGCGGAAGCGTTCAGGGTTCTGGTTTCCAACCTTAAATTTGTTCTGCCGGCGAAAGATTCGGCTAAAGTAATTATGGTAACTTCTTCTGTAAAAGGAGAGGGAAAAACCTTGGTATCCGTTAATCTTGCCCTTACCATAGCGAATAAAAACGGAAGAGCCCTTCTGATTGGTTCGGATATCCGTAATCCACAGATCCAGAGATACGACAGTGAACCGGTAAAAAGAAAAGGTCTTACAGAGTTTTTATATGATGATTCGGTGAATGTGGAAGACCTTGTTCATACTTCAACCACTAACCCTTCATGTGATGTTATCTATGCCGGAGCTATTCCTCCAAATCCACAGGAGCTTCTCTCTAATGGCCGTTACCAAAAGCTTATTGAGCAGATGTCATCAAGGTATGCTTATATTATTATTGACTCTGCGCCGCTGATGCTGGTTTCAGATACACTGAGCATTGCGGATACGGCAGATGCAACATTATACGTAGTAAGATCAGGAATATCAAAAAATATACTGATAGATTTCGCCAATGACCTGGTAAGAGATTCTAAACTTTCGAATGTATCCTTTGTCATTAACGATGTTTCAAAGCGTGCAGGAGGATATGGCTATAACTATAGCTACGGCTATGGATACAGCCAGACCAAAGATAAAAGTAGCTGGTGGAAGAAAATTTTTAAATCATAG
- a CDS encoding sugar MFS transporter, whose product MNTPKFTDKKYYIILSFVTSLFFFWAIALTMGDVLNKHFQNVLHISKSKSGLVQLSIFGAYALMGIPAGLFMKRFGYKLGVILGLSLFALGSFLFIPAANTSSFDFFRLALFVLAMGMATLETVAHPFVAALGDERTSDQRVNFAQSFNGLGAIIGPLLGGYFIFGAPDSGSGSLDSVKNLYTWIGIVILIITIVFSFIRVPDLKDPHAEDIIISENEKGEDLSVSDPHAPLYKQRHFIFAVIAQFFNIAAQGGTWAYFINYGVEKMHLPEIQASYYFSLSMAMMMIGRFIGTFLMRFIAPNKLLAIFTACNIVLCLIISQSFGWVSFISLILLNLFLSVMYPTIFSLGLKRLGSKVQQASSFLVMAMFGGAVFPPIMGRIAEKDIAHAYLLPILCYAVILLFALKYYKPKTLK is encoded by the coding sequence ATGAATACTCCAAAATTTACAGATAAGAAATACTATATCATCCTGTCCTTTGTTACGTCCCTATTTTTCTTCTGGGCTATTGCGCTTACCATGGGTGATGTCCTGAATAAACATTTCCAGAATGTTCTTCACATTTCGAAGTCAAAATCAGGGCTGGTGCAGCTTTCCATTTTCGGTGCCTATGCACTCATGGGAATTCCGGCAGGACTTTTTATGAAAAGATTTGGTTATAAGCTGGGTGTCATATTAGGGCTTTCATTGTTCGCACTGGGATCTTTTCTATTTATTCCGGCAGCCAATACTTCTTCATTTGACTTTTTCAGGCTGGCTCTTTTTGTACTGGCAATGGGAATGGCCACTCTTGAAACAGTAGCCCACCCTTTTGTAGCGGCTCTTGGGGATGAAAGAACGAGTGATCAGAGGGTTAATTTTGCTCAATCATTTAATGGTTTAGGTGCCATTATTGGTCCTCTGCTAGGTGGATACTTTATTTTCGGAGCACCTGATTCCGGATCGGGATCTCTGGATTCAGTAAAAAATCTTTATACATGGATTGGTATTGTAATTTTAATAATCACGATTGTTTTCAGCTTTATCAGAGTACCGGATCTCAAAGATCCTCATGCAGAAGACATTATCATTTCAGAAAATGAAAAGGGAGAAGACTTGTCTGTATCAGATCCTCACGCACCGCTCTATAAGCAGAGACATTTTATATTTGCAGTCATTGCCCAGTTCTTTAATATTGCTGCACAAGGGGGAACATGGGCTTATTTTATCAACTACGGGGTAGAGAAAATGCACCTTCCGGAGATACAGGCTTCTTACTATTTTTCTCTGAGTATGGCCATGATGATGATCGGAAGATTTATCGGAACTTTCCTGATGAGATTCATCGCTCCCAACAAACTGCTGGCTATCTTTACAGCATGTAATATTGTTCTTTGTCTGATTATTTCCCAGAGTTTCGGATGGGTATCATTTATCAGCCTTATTTTGCTTAACCTGTTTCTGAGTGTAATGTATCCTACCATTTTCAGTCTCGGTCTTAAAAGATTGGGATCAAAAGTTCAGCAGGCTTCATCATTCCTGGTTATGGCGATGTTCGGAGGAGCTGTTTTCCCTCCGATCATGGGTAGAATTGCAGAAAAAGATATCGCTCATGCTTACCTGCTTCCTATTCTTTGCTATGCAGTTATTTTATTATTTGCATTAAAATATTACAAGCCCAAAACACTTAAATAA